Part of the Streptomyces antimycoticus genome, CTTGACGAAGAACTCCATCTCCATCTGCTCGAATTCACGCGTACGGAAGATGAAGTTTCCCGGCGTGATCTCGTTGCGGAACGACTTGCCGACCTGGGCGATACCGAACGGCGGCTTCCGGCGCGACGTCTGCTGGACGGCGAGGAAGTTGGTGAAGATGCCCTGGGCGGTCTCGGGGCGCAGGTATGCGATCGAGCCGGAGTCCTGGGTCGGACCGAGGTGGGTGGCGAGCAGCCCGGAGAACTGCTTGGGCTCGGTGAAGCTGCCCTTGTTGCCGCAGTGCGGGCAGTTGACGTCGGCCAGGCCGTTCTCGGGGAGCCGGCCGTGCTTGGCCTCGTACGCCTCCTCCAGGTGGTCCGCGCGGAACCGCTTGTGACAGGAGGTGCACTCGGTGAGCGGGTCCGTGAAGGTGGCGACGTGGCCGGACGCCTCCCACACCTCACGGGCCAGGATCACGGACGAGTCGAGTCCGACGACGTCGTCACGAGAGGTGACCATCGAACGCCACCACTGCCGCTTGATGTTCTCCTTCAGCTCCACACCGAGCGGTCCGTAGTCCCAGGCGGCTCGCTGGCCGCCGTAGATCTCGCTGCACGGGTAGACGAAGCCACGGCGCTTGCTGAGGCTGACGATGGTGTCGATCTTGTCGGCGGCCACGGTGCTCTCTTCATTGATGACGACATTGACGACGAAGCGAATGCTTCAGGTTACCGGCGGCGGCACCCCCCGGATCAAATCGGTAGTCGAAGCGATCAACAAGAGGACAGTTGTTGACAATCGTTTCCATCTTTGTTGAAAATGAGAGTCATGAACATACGTCGCCTCAGGCCCATGACCGCCCTCGTCGGAGCCGCCGCACTGGGCCTGACCACCCTCACAGCCTGCTCCTCCGACGCCGGAGACGGAAGGACGGACGGCAAGCTGGATGTGGTGGCGTCGTTCTATCCGCTGCAGTTCCTCGCCCAGCGGATCGGCGGTAGCGCCATCCATGTGTCCTCCCTGACCAAGCCCGGCGTCGAACCGCACGATCTGGAGATCAGCCCCCGGCAGACCGCCGATCTCAGCAAGGCGGGTCTGGTGGTCTATCTCAAGGGGCTCCAGCCCTCCGTCGACCGCGCCATCACCCAGGCCGAGCCGAAGCATGTCGCCGACGCCGCCTCGTACACCACGCTGGAGGACCACGGCACCGAGGTCGAGGGCGACCACGACCACGGGGGCGAGGCCGGTCACGGGGACGAGGGCGGCCATGGGGGCGAGGGCGAGGAAGGGCACGAGGGCCACGCCCACTCCGGCGACTCCGCCGCCGACCCCCACATCTGGCTGGACCCGGTGCGCTACGCCCAGGTCGCCAAGGGCGTCGGCAAGGCGCTGGAGAAGGCCGACCCCGATCACGCCACGACGTACAAGGAGAACACCACCGCCCTGGTCAAGGAGCTGACCACGCTCGATCAGGACTTCCGGAGCGGTTTGAAGGACCGTTCTTCGGACACCTTCATCACGACCCACGCCGCCTTCGGCTATCTCGCCGAGCGCTACGGACTGCGGCAGGAGGCGATCTCCGGGCTCGACCCCGAGTCCGAGCCCAGCCCGGCCCGGATCAAGGGCCTGCACAGCGTCGCCAAGAAGGACAAGGTCAACACCGTCTTCTTCGAAACCCTCGTGAGCGACCGAACGGCGAAGACGCTGGCGGGCGATCTCCATCTGCGGACCGATGTGCTCGATCCCATCGAGGGCATCGGCGACAAGTCCAAGGGTGACGACTACATCCAGGTCATGCGATCCAACCTGAAGGCCCTGCAGAAGGCGCTGGGCACCAAGTGACGGACCACCCCACGGAGGTCGAGGAAACGATGGCGACCGAGGAACCCATGGAAGCCGAGGAGCCGGACATAGCCCCGACCGCGCCCCCGCATCCGGGACCGGCCACGGACGCGCCCACGCATCCGGCACCGGCCACCCATCCGGCTCCCACCGCGGACCCCATATCCCTGCGCGGCGCCACCGCCACCCTCGGTGGCCGCCCCGTGCTGCGCGGCATCGATCTGACCGTCCGCCGCGGTGAGGTCGTGGCGCTGCTCGGCGCCAACGGCTCGGGCAAGTCCACCGCCGTACGGTCCATCGTCGGCCAGGTGCCGCTCAGCGGCGGCGAGCTGGTCCTCTTCGGCACGCCCCGCCGCCGCTTCCGCGACTGGGCCCGGATCGGTTACGTACCGCA contains:
- a CDS encoding metal ABC transporter substrate-binding protein, coding for MNIRRLRPMTALVGAAALGLTTLTACSSDAGDGRTDGKLDVVASFYPLQFLAQRIGGSAIHVSSLTKPGVEPHDLEISPRQTADLSKAGLVVYLKGLQPSVDRAITQAEPKHVADAASYTTLEDHGTEVEGDHDHGGEAGHGDEGGHGGEGEEGHEGHAHSGDSAADPHIWLDPVRYAQVAKGVGKALEKADPDHATTYKENTTALVKELTTLDQDFRSGLKDRSSDTFITTHAAFGYLAERYGLRQEAISGLDPESEPSPARIKGLHSVAKKDKVNTVFFETLVSDRTAKTLAGDLHLRTDVLDPIEGIGDKSKGDDYIQVMRSNLKALQKALGTK